In the genome of Amphiura filiformis chromosome 4, Afil_fr2py, whole genome shotgun sequence, one region contains:
- the LOC140150182 gene encoding uncharacterized protein produces MREAIEKINAKPRTCDIIVTGDFNQGNIDWETNTVIPDHYASKAAAEKLLDLSVQYNMQQMVTEPTRGDSILDLVFTNNTNIVNHTKVEPGVGDHDMVSTVLNLVIKRPKQPRRRIYIRKKANEEKIRQKMGEYQKTFADLGDLTVQDKWNHLDKEIKRTVEENVPTKFDRKSRGRTRRKQRLYNKAKRSGQAKDWETYREYKKECRRALNKARWEYINNDLGSAAKEDPKAFWTFIKSLRKEDNGVADLKVDNKLLTDSKEKAEALNNQLCSVFTQEDKSHIPSLGESNITNIPNLVIHEEGVKKQLLKLKPNKAPGPDGIFPWMLRMMAEQLAPILTKLFQQSIDEGFLPTQWRQADICPIF; encoded by the exons ATGAGGGAAGCTATTGAAAAGATTAATGCAAAGCCAAGGACTTGTGACATAATAGTGACAGGAGACTTTAACCAAGGTAACATTGATTGGGAAACAAATACAGTGATACCAGATCACTATGCATCTAAAGCAGCTGCAGAGAAGTTGCTGGATCTGTCAGTGCAATACAATATGCAGCAGATGGTTACAGAACCAACTAGGGGAGACAGCATCCTAGACttagttttcacaaataataccaACATTGTCAATCACACCAAAGTGGAACCTGGCGTGGGAGATCATGACATGGTAAGCACTGTTCTGAACCTTGTTATTAAACGGCCTAAACAACCCAGGAGAAGAATTTACATCAGGAAAAAAGCCAATGAAGAGAAGATCAGACAAAAAATGGGAGAATACCAAAAGACCTTTGCAGATCTTGGTGACTTGACGGTACAGGACAAATGGAATCATCTTGACAAGGAAATCAAAAGAACGGTGGAAGAAAATGTTCCTACTAAA TTTGACAGAAAGAGTCGGGGAAGAACAAGAAGGAAACAGAGGCTGTACAACAAGGCAAAGCGAAGTGGCCAAGCAAAAGATTGGGAGACATACAGGGAGTACAAAAAGGAATGTAGAAGAGCTCTCAATAAGGCAAGATGGgagtatatcaataatgatctggGGTCAGCGGCCAAGGAAGATCCTAAGGCTTTCTGGACTTTCATAAAAAGTTTGAGGAAAGAAGATAATGGAGTGGCAGACCTGAAGGTTGACAACAAACTTTTAACAGACAGCAAGGAAAAGGCGGAAGCACTCAACAACCAGTTGTGCAGTGTATTCACGCAAGAGGATAAAAGTCACATCCCGTCACTTGGGGAAAGCAACATAACAAATATCCCGAATTTGGTCATTCATGAGGAAGGAGTCAAGAAGCAACTGCTGAAACTCAAACCAAATAAAGCACCGGGTCCAGATGGAATATTCCCGTGGATGTTGAGAATGATGGCAGAGCAACTGGCTCCGATTCTCACCAAATTATTTCAGCAGTCTATAGATGAGGGTTTTCTTCCAACACAGTGGAGACAAGCAGACATATGTCCTATATTTTAA